The DNA region ATCGTCCAGGACACGCTGACCAAGGCGTACTCCGCCGGCGCCGCCGAGCCGACCAACGTCTACCTCAGCAGCTCCGACGGCAAGCCGCTGAGCGGCGACCTGAACGGGTACGCCGACAAGCTGCGCGGCGTCGACGGCGTCGGCAGCGTCGCCTTCGACCGGTCCAAGGACCTCAACAAGGCGGGCACCACGGCCAACTACACCGTGACGCTGAAGTACGAGGCGGCCAGCGACAAGGCCATTGCCACCGCCGGGGACATCCGCACGGTCGCCCACGACAACGCGCCGCCCGGCACCGAGGCGCTGGTCGGCGGCTCGTCCTCGATCTTCAGGGACATCAACGCGGCCGTGAACCACGACTACCGCACGGTCTTCCCGGTGGCCGCGGTGCTCATCATGATCATCCTGGGGCTGCTGCTGCGCAGTGTGGTGGCGCCCTGGTATCTGATCGCCTCCGTGGCGCTCGGCTTCGGGGCGACATTGGGCGCCACGGTGTGGATCTTCGGCCGCGGCGACGGGCTGATCTTCCTGCTGCCGATCATCATGTACCTGTTCGTGGTGGCGATCGGCACCGACTACAACATCCTGATGATCGCCCGGCTCCGCGAAGAGGCACGGGAGGGACGCGAGCCACGCGAGGCGGCCAGCGAGGCGCTCAAGCACGCGGGCCCCACGATCGGCGCGGCGGGCTTCATCCTGGCGGCCACGTTCGCGACGCTGATGCTGGGCGGCAACGACTTCCTCACCGAGATGGGCTTCACCGTCGCGTTCGGCATCGTGGTCGCGGCGTTCGTGATGGCGATGTTTTTCACGCCGAGCCTCACCGCGCTGATCGGGCACGCCGCGTGGTGGCCCGGGCACGCGGACCGCGACACGGCGGACCGGTCGCTGCCGCACGGCGGCGAGGCGGGCGGCTACCTGCGCGAGCGGGAGCCGGACGAGTACTCGCGGCGCGGCTGAGACGCGGGCCTTCGGCAGGAACGTTTCGCGCGGGCACCTCGCACAAGCGGACACCTCGCGCGCGACGCACGGCGTGACCGGACGGGCGGTCCGGCGGTACGGCTTCACGGCCGGCCGCGGGGCCGCCCGTCCGGCGTGTGCGGGCGCGGGGCCGCCGTCCGGCGTGTGCGGGCGCGGGGCCGCCGTCCGGCGTGCGGGCGCGGGCTTACCGGCACTCGGGCCCGGCGAGCGGCGTGGCCGTTCCGGAATCCCGGCCCCGGCGGGCCGCGCCCTCCCGGCTTGCCTGGCTGCATATCCTCATGCACCCTCGACGCACGGTGAATAAGACGACGGCAGGGGACGGACGGTACGGGGAGATGGCCGGGGAGATGGCCGGGGACACGGGCGCGGACGCCGACGGCGCCGACACGGGCGGCGCCGACACGGGCTGCGACGACACGGGCGGCGCCGAGAGCGTCACGCGCGACGCGGGCGCGGGGGACGACGGCCCGGGCGGCGCCGAGGACTCCTCCGCGCGGCTGCTGAAGCTCTTCGAGGCGCACCGGCTCACGCCCACGCAGCGCAGGATCGCGCACTGCCTGGTCCGCAAGGCCGCGGAGGCGCCGTTCCTGTCCAGCGTGGAGGTCGCGGAGCTGGCCGGGGTCAGCCAGCCGTCGGTGACGCGGTTCGCGGTCGCCCTCGGCTTCGACGGCTACCCGGCGCTGCGCCGCCGGCTGCGGGAGGTCGCGCCGGCGCGGCAGCCCGCGCGGTCGGCCGCGTACAACGAGTACCAGCAGGCCGTGCACGCCGAGATCGAGAACCTGCGGCACCTGGCCGCGCTGCTCGCCGACCCCGCGCCGGTGGCCAGGGCGGGCGCGCTGCTCGCCGCCTCCCGGCCGCTGCCGGTGCTGGGTCTGCGGGCGGCCGGCGCGCAGGCCCGCGGCTTCGCGTACTTCGCCGCCAAGGTGCACCCGGACGTACGCCTGCTGGACGAGGGCGGCACGATGCTCGCCGACCGGATCGACGGCGCGGCGCGGGCCGGCGCGAGCGCGCTGCTGTGCTTCGCGCTGCCCCGGCACCCGCGCGAGGTGGTGGACGCGCTCGGCCACGCCAGGGCTGCCGGGCTGACCGTGGTGACCGTCGCGGACAGCGCCTTCGCACCGGTCGCCGCGCACACCGACCTGCTGCTGCCGGCCGCGGTCGGCACCGGGCTGGCCTTCGACACGGCCTGCGCGCCGATGCTGCTCGGCCGGGTGCTCCTGGAGTCGATGTGCGACGACCTGCCGGACGCCCAGGCCCGCCTGGAGGAGTTCGACGCGCACGCGGCGGCCCGCGGCCTCTTCGTCGACTGAGGCGGGGCCAGGCCGCGGTCGGCGCGGCGGCCGGCCAGGCCCGCGATCGGGGCGCGGAGAAATCGGGGGGCACAGAAGCGGAAAAGCGGAAAAGCAGCAGAAAAGAAGACGGGCGGGAACCGCCGCACCCCCGAGGTGACTCGGAGGGCGGGACGACGGCGGTTCCCGCGGGACGCGGGCCGGGTCAGGGCCGGGCCGACGCGTCCGGGCGACCATGGAGTCCGGGAGCCGCTCCGGAAGCCCTGGTGCCGTTCGGTGCGCCGCGCCGGCCGGTCCGTCAGGTCCCGCCCGGTGCGACATCACCCAATGTGCCGGAGGCTTGTTAAGCGCGTGCTGCGCGGACGTGTCGCGGGTGTACCAGTTCCGCGAACCCCTCAGACGGCCCCGCCGCCGCCGTGGCCGGCCAGGAAGGACAGCAGGTCCTGGCGGCTGACCACGCCCGTCGGCTTGCCCTCCACCAGCACGATCGCCGCGTCCGCGCGCTCCAGCACCGCCATCAGGTCGCCCACCGGCTCGCCCGAGCCGACCTGCGGCAGCGGCGCCGACAGGTGCCGGTCCAGCGGGTCCTCCAGGGTGGCCCGCTTGCTGAACAGCGCGTCGAGCAGGTCGCGTTCCACCACCGAGCCGATCACCTCGGCGGCCATCACGTCCGGGTGCCCGGCGCCCGGCTTGACCACCGGCATCTGCGAGACGCCGTACTCGCGCAGCACCTCGATGGCCTGCCCGACCGTCTCCTCGGGGTGCATGTGCACCAGGTTCGGGATGGCGCCCTGCTTGTCCGCGAGCACGTCGGCGACCCGCGGCTCGCCCTCCCCGTCGTCGAGGAAGCCGTGCGAGCTCATCCACTCGTCGCTGAAGATCTTCGACAGGTAGCCGCGACCGCTGTCCGGCAGCAGCACCACCACCACGTCGTCGGGCCCGAGCTCCGCCGCGACCCGGAGCGCCGCGACGACCGCCATCCCGCACGAGCCGCCGACCAGCATGCCCTCCTCGCGGGCCAGCCGCCGGGTCATCTGGAAGGAGTCCTTGTCCGAGACGGCCACGATCGCGTCGGCCACCTCGCGGTCGTACGCGGTGGGCCAGAAGTCCTCGCCGACGCCCTCGACCAGGTAGGGGCGGCCGGAGCCGCCGCTGTAGACCGAGCCCTCGGGGTCGGCGCCGATCACCTGGACACGGCCGTCGCTGACCTCCTTCAGGTAGCGCCCGGTGCCGGAGATGGTGCCGCCGGTGCCGACGCCGGCCACGAAGTGGGTGATCCGCCCCTCGGTCTGCTCCCACAGCTCGGGGCCGGTGGAGTGGTAGTGCGACAGCGGGTTGTTGGGGTTGCTGTACTGGTCGGGCTTCCACGCGTTGGGGGTCTCGCGCACCAGCCGGTCGGACACGTTGTAGTACGAGTCCGGGTGCTCGGGGTCCACCGCGGTGGGGCAGACCACGACCTCGGCGCCGTACGCGCGCAGCACGTTGATCTTGTCCGTGGACACCTTGTCGGGGCAGACGAAGACGCAGTGGTAGCCCTTGCGCTGGGCGACCATGGCCAGGCCGACGCCCGTGTTGCCGGACGTCGGCTCCACGATGGTGCCGCCGGGCTTCAGCTCGCCGCTGCGCTCCGCGGCCTCGATCATGCGCAGCGCGATGCGGTCCTTCACCGAGCCGCCGGGATTGAAGTACTCGACCTTGGCCAGGACGGTCGCCTGGATGCCCTCGGTCACGCTGGTGAGCCTCACCAGCGGGGTGTTGCCGACGAGGTCGATCATCGAGTCGTGAAACTGCACCGTGTGTCTCCGGGTTCTCCGTGATGGTCCGGTCAGCCTATTGGTGGCGGCCCGTGCGTCCCGCACGAAACGTCCGCGGCGGTGTCCGCGTTGACATCTGTACCGTGCCGGGCACCACCTTTGTACGGTGCGGGCGGCGTCGGGGCGCGGGCGGCCCGGGAAAAGACCGGCGGGGGCACGGGGCCGGCGGACGGCGGAGTGGCGAAACGGGAGGTGGTCGGCTCGATGTCGAGGGCGAGGGTGGCACGGCGGATCGTGACCGCGGCGGCGTACGGCGGCGGCGGGGTCGGCCTGCTCGGCGGGGCGGCCGCCGGGCTGCTGCTGACCGAGGTGCGGCTGGCCAAGCGGGTGGTCGGCGGCTCGGGCGACGTGCCGCCGCGGGCCGACGGGCGGTACGGCTCGGCCTTCGCGCACCAGGGCGACGAGCCGCCGCTGCGGCTGGGCTTCCTGGGTGACTCCACGGCCGCCGGGCAGGGGGTGCGCCGGGCCCGCGAGACGCCCGGCGCGCTGCTGGCCTCCGGGCTCGCGGCCGTCGCCGAGCGCCCGGTGCGGCTGGTGAACGTGGCGCGGCCGGGCGCGCGCTCGGACGATCTGGCGCGCCAGGTGGACCTGCTGCTGGGGGTCGCGCCGGCGCGGCCGCCGCAGGTGACCGGCGCGTCGGGGCTGCCGGAGCCGGTGCGCCCGCGACCGCCGGAGGCGGTGCCACCGGACGTGGCGGTGCTGATGATCGGCGCGAACGACGTGACGCACCGGATGCCGCTGTCCACCTCGGTGCGGCTGCTGTCGGACGCGGTGCGCCGGCTGCGCGAGGCCGGCGTCGAGGTGGTCGTGGGCACCTGCCCCGACCTGGGCTCGGTGGAGCCGGTGTACCAGCCGCTGCGCTGGCTGGCCCGGCGGGCGAGCCGGCAGCTCGCGGCGGCGCAGACGATCGCGGTGGTGGAGCTGGGCGGGCGCACGGTCTCGCTCGGCGACCTGCTGGGGCCGGAGTTCGAGGCGCGGCCCCGCGAGCTGTTCGGGCCGGACAACTTCCATCCGTCGGCCGAGGGTTACGCGACCGCGGCGATGGCGGTGCTGCCGACGCTGTGCGCGTCGCTGGGGCTGTGGCCGGAGGCCGACGAGCGGCCGGACGCGCGGCGCGGCGAGGGCTTCCTGCCGGTGGACCAGGCGGCGGCCGAGGCGGTCGCGGAGGGCGGCACCGAGGTCACGCCGGCGCAGCCGGGCGCGGCGCACCGGGCCCGCTGGGCGCTGCTGAAGCGGCGCCGCCGCCGGCCGCTGGACGCGCCCGGCTCGGGGGACGCGGACCGGGACGCGCCGCACGTCGAGGGCTCGTCGGCGCTCGGCTGAGCGCGGCATCCTGCCTGGTGAGCAGTGTGCGGGCGGCTCCGGGGCTGTCCGGCGGGCGAGACGCGGAAATCCTTTGTGAAACTCTTCACATGAAGTTCCCGCCGGATGGCCCGTCTTTCCAAGGCTTCCGGCCCCAATTCCCCTGGAATCCCTGGCCGGTGAGTGTTTCGGGCGCGTTGCGGCCACCCGTCCCCCAGGTGTCGGACCGACGATCTACGCTGCTCAGCGGGGTGCCCGTGGGCCGCGGCCCGGACGGGCGCCGGAAGGGGCGCGCAACCCCAGGTCGTGGGGCCGCGCAGTGTAGCAGAAGGTGTCCAGCACCTTGTGAAGGGGCTCACGAGGGAGGGGTCCGCCCGTGCTCCATACTCAAAGCATGAGCACCACGGAGCGTCCTCGTATTCTCGTCGTAGGCGGCGGGTACGTCGGCCTGTACGCGGCGCGCCGCATCATGAAGAAGATGCGGTACGGCGAGGCGACCGTCACGGTCGTCGACCCGCGCTCGTACATGACGTACCAGCCCTTCCTCCCGGAAACCGCAGCCGGCAGCATCTCCCCGCGGCATGTCGTCGTCCCGCTGCGACGCGTGCTGCCCGGGGCCGAGGTGCTCACCGGGCGGGTCACCTCCATCGACCAGGACCGCAAGGTCGCCTCGGTCGAGCCGCTCGTGGGCGAGTCCTACGAGCTGCCCTTCGACTACCTGGTGATCGCGCTGGGCGCGGTCTCCCGCACCTTCCCGATCCCCGGCCTGGCCGAAAACGGCATCGGGATGAAGGGTGTCGAGGAGGCCATCGGCCTGCGCAACCACGTCCTGGAGCAGCTCGACAAGGCCGACTCCACGACGGACGAGGAGATCCGCCGCAAGGCCCTCACCTTCGTCTTCGTCGGCGGCGGCTTCGCCGGCGCGGAGACCATAGGCGAGGTCGAGGACATGGCCCGCGACGCCGCCGCCTACTACCCCAACGTCAAGCGCGAGGACATGCGCTTCATCCTCGTCGACGCCGCGGACAAGATCCTCCCCGAGGTCGGCCCGCAGCTCGGCAAGTGGGGCCTGGAGCACCTCCAGGAGCGCGGCATCGAGGTCTACCTCAACACCTCGATGAAGTCCTGCGTCGACAAGCATGTGGTGCTCGCCAACGGGCTGGAGGTCGACGCGTCCACCATCGTGTGGACCGCGGGCGTCAAGCCCAACCCGGCGCTGGCCTCCTTCGGCCTGCCGCTGGGCCCGCGCGGCCACGTGGACACCGCCCCGACCCTTCAGGTCAAGGGCACCGACTACATCTGGGCCGCGGGCGACAACGCGCAGATCCCGGACCTGGCGGCCGGCGAGGGCGCCTGGTGCCCGCCGAACGCGCAGCACGCGCTGCGCCAGGCCAAGGTCCTCGGCGACAACGTGGTCTCGGGCATGCGGGGCTTCCCGCAGGCCGACTACAAGCACGCGAACAAGGGCGCGGTCGCCGGTCTCGGCCTGCACAAGGGCGTCGCGATGATCGTCCTGGGCAAGAAGACCAAGATCAAGCTCAAGGGCCGCATCGCCTGGTACATGCACCGCGGCTACCACGGCCTGGCGGTGCCCACCTGGAACCGCAAGATCCGGGTCTTCGCGGACTGGACGCTCGGCATGTTCCTCAAGCGCGAGGTGGTCTCGCTCGGCGCGATCGAGAACCCGCGCGAGGAGTTCTACGAGGCCGCGCGTCCGCCGCGGACCCAGCAGGCGGCGGTGGCCGCGCCGGCCGCCGCGGCGGGTCCGGCGAGCGCCGCGGGTTCCGCGGGTTCCGCCGACAAGACGGCCGAGAAGGCCACGGCTTCCTGAGCCGGGGGCCGGACCGGGTCGCGAGGCCCCGGGCTCCCGGCCCGCACAGCCCCGAAGGGCGCCCGCCATCCGTGGTGCGGGCGCCCTTCGGCGTTCCGCCCGCATGCCCGACGCCCCCTGCACGCCCGAGGCTCCCGCGCGCCCGACGCTCCCGCCGCACGCCCGACGCTCCCGCGCGCCCCGGGCCGGCGTTCACCCGCCCGGCGGTACTCCCGCGCAAAAATAGATGTACGTACAAGGTAAATGTGCGTGTCAGGCGCGATCCCCGGTCGTAACCTCGGAACCATGGCTGACTCGGCTTCCCGCATCCTCGCCTTCGCCGAACACGCCCTCTCGTCGCCGTTCCCGCTGCGCGTGCGCGCCTGGGACGGCAGCGAGGCCGGGCCCTCCGGCGCACCCGCACTCGTCGTCCGCAGGCGCCGCGCGCTGCGCCGCCTGCTCTACCGCCCCGGCGAACTCGGCCTGGCGCGCGCCTGGGTGGCCGGCGACCTCGACGTCGACGGCGACCTCTACACCGCGCTCGACCTGCTCTCCGGCCTGTTCTGGGACCGCGACGAGCCCGAGACGCCCCCGACCGCGCTCCGCTCGCTGCGCCGCACCGCGAGCGCGCTGCGGGACCCGGCGACCTACCGGCTGGCCCGCGAGGCGCTGGCGCTGGCCGGCCCCGGGCTGCCGCCGGTCGCGCCGCAGGAGGAGGTGCGCCGCCGGGCCGGCATCGCGCACACCAAGCGCCGCGACAAGGAGGCGATCGCCCACCACTACGACGTGGGCAACGACTTCTACGGCCTGGTGCTCGGCCCGTCGCTGGTCTACTCGTGCGCGGTGTGGCCCGAACTGCCGCAGGGCGCGGGCACTTTGGAGGAGGCGCAGCGGGCCAAGCTGGATCTGGTCTGCCGCAAGCTGGGGCTGCGCGAGGGGCAGCGGCTGCTGGACGTCGGCTGCGGCTGGGGGTCGATGGTGCTGCACGCCGTCGAGCACTACGGGGTGCGGGCGACCGGCGTCACGCTGTCCGTGGAGCAGGCGGCGCTGGCCCGCAAGCGGGTGGCCGACGCCGGGCTGACCGACCGGATCGAGATCCGGGTGCAGGACTACCGCGACGTCAGGGACGGACCGTACGACGCGATCTCGTCGATCGGGATGGCCGAGCACGTGGGCAGCGAGCGGTATCTGGAGTACGCGCAGGACCTGTACGCGCTGCTGGCGCCCGGCGGCCGGCTGCTCAACCACCAGATCGGCCGGCGTCCGCTGCGCGCCGAGGAGGAGTACCGGATCGACGAGTTCATCGACCGGTACGTCTT from Actinacidiphila sp. DG2A-62 includes:
- a CDS encoding cyclopropane-fatty-acyl-phospholipid synthase family protein; translated protein: MADSASRILAFAEHALSSPFPLRVRAWDGSEAGPSGAPALVVRRRRALRRLLYRPGELGLARAWVAGDLDVDGDLYTALDLLSGLFWDRDEPETPPTALRSLRRTASALRDPATYRLAREALALAGPGLPPVAPQEEVRRRAGIAHTKRRDKEAIAHHYDVGNDFYGLVLGPSLVYSCAVWPELPQGAGTLEEAQRAKLDLVCRKLGLREGQRLLDVGCGWGSMVLHAVEHYGVRATGVTLSVEQAALARKRVADAGLTDRIEIRVQDYRDVRDGPYDAISSIGMAEHVGSERYLEYAQDLYALLAPGGRLLNHQIGRRPLRAEEEYRIDEFIDRYVFPDGELAPIGVTVSRLEEAGFEVRDVEALREHYARTLRAWVANLEANWKQAVAATSPGRARVWRLYMAASAVSFERNRIGVNQVLAVRTPADGRSGLPPTRRSWLS
- a CDS encoding MurR/RpiR family transcriptional regulator, producing the protein MAGDTGADADGADTGGADTGCDDTGGAESVTRDAGAGDDGPGGAEDSSARLLKLFEAHRLTPTQRRIAHCLVRKAAEAPFLSSVEVAELAGVSQPSVTRFAVALGFDGYPALRRRLREVAPARQPARSAAYNEYQQAVHAEIENLRHLAALLADPAPVARAGALLAASRPLPVLGLRAAGAQARGFAYFAAKVHPDVRLLDEGGTMLADRIDGAARAGASALLCFALPRHPREVVDALGHARAAGLTVVTVADSAFAPVAAHTDLLLPAAVGTGLAFDTACAPMLLGRVLLESMCDDLPDAQARLEEFDAHAAARGLFVD
- a CDS encoding cystathionine beta-synthase, whose amino-acid sequence is MQFHDSMIDLVGNTPLVRLTSVTEGIQATVLAKVEYFNPGGSVKDRIALRMIEAAERSGELKPGGTIVEPTSGNTGVGLAMVAQRKGYHCVFVCPDKVSTDKINVLRAYGAEVVVCPTAVDPEHPDSYYNVSDRLVRETPNAWKPDQYSNPNNPLSHYHSTGPELWEQTEGRITHFVAGVGTGGTISGTGRYLKEVSDGRVQVIGADPEGSVYSGGSGRPYLVEGVGEDFWPTAYDREVADAIVAVSDKDSFQMTRRLAREEGMLVGGSCGMAVVAALRVAAELGPDDVVVVLLPDSGRGYLSKIFSDEWMSSHGFLDDGEGEPRVADVLADKQGAIPNLVHMHPEETVGQAIEVLREYGVSQMPVVKPGAGHPDVMAAEVIGSVVERDLLDALFSKRATLEDPLDRHLSAPLPQVGSGEPVGDLMAVLERADAAIVLVEGKPTGVVSRQDLLSFLAGHGGGGAV
- a CDS encoding NAD(P)/FAD-dependent oxidoreductase, whose amino-acid sequence is MSTTERPRILVVGGGYVGLYAARRIMKKMRYGEATVTVVDPRSYMTYQPFLPETAAGSISPRHVVVPLRRVLPGAEVLTGRVTSIDQDRKVASVEPLVGESYELPFDYLVIALGAVSRTFPIPGLAENGIGMKGVEEAIGLRNHVLEQLDKADSTTDEEIRRKALTFVFVGGGFAGAETIGEVEDMARDAAAYYPNVKREDMRFILVDAADKILPEVGPQLGKWGLEHLQERGIEVYLNTSMKSCVDKHVVLANGLEVDASTIVWTAGVKPNPALASFGLPLGPRGHVDTAPTLQVKGTDYIWAAGDNAQIPDLAAGEGAWCPPNAQHALRQAKVLGDNVVSGMRGFPQADYKHANKGAVAGLGLHKGVAMIVLGKKTKIKLKGRIAWYMHRGYHGLAVPTWNRKIRVFADWTLGMFLKREVVSLGAIENPREEFYEAARPPRTQQAAVAAPAAAAGPASAAGSAGSADKTAEKATAS
- a CDS encoding SGNH/GDSL hydrolase family protein codes for the protein MSRARVARRIVTAAAYGGGGVGLLGGAAAGLLLTEVRLAKRVVGGSGDVPPRADGRYGSAFAHQGDEPPLRLGFLGDSTAAGQGVRRARETPGALLASGLAAVAERPVRLVNVARPGARSDDLARQVDLLLGVAPARPPQVTGASGLPEPVRPRPPEAVPPDVAVLMIGANDVTHRMPLSTSVRLLSDAVRRLREAGVEVVVGTCPDLGSVEPVYQPLRWLARRASRQLAAAQTIAVVELGGRTVSLGDLLGPEFEARPRELFGPDNFHPSAEGYATAAMAVLPTLCASLGLWPEADERPDARRGEGFLPVDQAAAEAVAEGGTEVTPAQPGAAHRARWALLKRRRRRPLDAPGSGDADRDAPHVEGSSALG